In Anoplopoma fimbria isolate UVic2021 breed Golden Eagle Sablefish chromosome 22, Afim_UVic_2022, whole genome shotgun sequence, a genomic segment contains:
- the igfbp5a gene encoding insulin-like growth factor-binding protein 5a, producing the protein MLLSVSLLVVPLLSITGCGSSYVPCQPCDQKSLSMCPPVPVGCQLVKEPGCGCCLTCALEEGQPCGVYTGPCTRGLRCLPKNGEEKPLHALLHGRGVCRNEKLYKQLHPSKDGESHDAMLPVPEPVQPETKAPLYGRDNIGSRKAEALRQAKDRKNHLARLGPTSNLNFSPLSMDKLEPEFGPCGRRLDNLIQSMKDTSRVLALSLYIPNCDKKGFFKRKQCKPSRGRRRGICWCVDRFGLKIPGINYAGGDLQCKDLDSNSNSNE; encoded by the exons ATGCTGTTGAGTGTCTCCCTCCTGGTGGTCCCCCTGCTCAGCATCACCGGCTGCGGCTCCTCGTACGTGCCGTGCCAGCCGTGCGATCAGAAGTCCCTGTCCATGTGTCCTCCGGTGCCGGTGGGCTGTCAGCTGGTGAAGGAGCCCGGCTGCGGCTGCTGCCTGACTTGTGCTCTGGAGGAGGGCCAGCCGTGCGGGGTGTACACCGGGCCGTGCACGCGGGGGCTTCGATGCCTGCCCAAAAACGGCGAGGAGAAGCCTCTGCATGCACTGCTGCACGGTCGAGGAGTGTGCAGGAACGAGAAGCTGTATAAACAGCTGCATCCGTCCAAAG ACGGAGAATCTCATGACGCCATGCTACCCGTCCCAGAGCCCGTGCAGCCCGAAACCAAGGCGCCCTTATATGGAAGGGACAACATCGGCAGCCGGAAGGCCGAGGCACTGAGGCAGGCCAAAGACCGCAAGAATCACCTGGCCCGGCTGGGACCCACCAGCAACCTGAACTTCTCCCCGCTCAGCATGGACAAACTGGAGCCTGAGTTC ggccCCTGTGGGAGGCGACTGGATAATCTCATTCAGAGCATGAAGGACACTTCCAGGGTCTTGGCTCTCTCTCTGTACATCCCCAACTGTGACAAGAAGGGCTTCTTCAAGCGCAAACAG TGTAAGCCATCTCGTGGTCGGAGGAGGGGGATCTGCTGGTGCGTCGACCGGTTTGGCTTGAAGATCCCCGGCATCAACTACGCCGGAGGAGACCTGCAGTGCAAAGACCTcgacagcaacagcaacagcaacgaATGA
- the igfbp2a gene encoding LOW QUALITY PROTEIN: insulin-like growth factor-binding protein 2-A (The sequence of the model RefSeq protein was modified relative to this genomic sequence to represent the inferred CDS: inserted 2 bases in 1 codon) gives MIMTKNLMPLTMLSYACSLLVFSASLAGASLAEMVFRCPGCTAERQALCPRLTETCAEIVREPGCGCCXLCARQEGEMCGVYTPRCTTGLRCYPTPDSELPLEQLVQGQGQCRRKVDTETATLSQEHREQTSGEAVEPLPEQGVSEIPAIRKPSKETTWLGPKESAVRQHRQEMKTKMKTNKVEEVKPARPKQTQCQQELDQILERISKMPFRDNRGPLEDLYALHIPNCDKRGQYNLKQCKMSLHGQRGECWCVNPHTGRAIPSAPTVRGDPNCSQYLRELELELPDMDQI, from the exons ATGATAATGACCAAAAACCTCATGCCTTTAACAATGCTCTCCTACGCCTGCAGCCTGCTGGTCTTCTCCGCGTCTCTCGCCGGTGCGTCTCTGGCCGAGATGGTGTTCCGCTGCCCGGGCTGCACCGCGGAGCGCCAGGCTCTGTGCCCAAGACTGACCGAGACTTGTGCAGAGATTGTGCGTGAACCCGGCTGCGGCTGCTG CCTGTGTGCCCGGCAAGAGGGCGAGATGTGCGGCGTGTACACCCCGAGGTGCACCACCGGGCTGCGGTGCTACCCGACGCCCGACTCGGAGCTTCCTCTGGAGCAACTGGTGCAGGGCCAGGGGCAGTGCCGGCGCAAAGTGGACACCGAGACGGCCACTTTGAGCCAGGAGCACCGGGAGCAAACCAGCG GTGAGGCCGTGGAGCCGCTGCCTGAACAGGGTGTGAGTGAGATCCCGGCCATTCGGAAACCCAGCAAAGAGACCACGTGGCTGGGACCCAAAGAGAGCGCCGTACGCCAGcacagacaggaaatgaagaCCAAGATGAAGACCAacaaggtggaggaggtgaaacCAGCGCGGCCCAAACAG ACTCAGTGTCAGCAGGAGCTCGACCAGATCCTGGAGAGGATATCCAAGATGCCCTTCAGAGATAACCGAGGTCCCCTGGAAGACCTGTACGCCCTGCACATCCCCAACTGTGACAAGAGGGGGCAGTATAATCTCAAACAG tgcaaGATGTCTCTGCACGGTCAGAGGGGCGAGTGCTGGTGCGTCAACCCCCACACCGGCCGAGCTATCCCATCAGCCCCCACTGTGAGGGGCGACCCCAACTGCAGCCAGTACCTCagagagctggagctggagctcccCGACATGGACCAGATATAA